Proteins encoded together in one Xyrauchen texanus isolate HMW12.3.18 chromosome 50, RBS_HiC_50CHRs, whole genome shotgun sequence window:
- the LOC127641123 gene encoding GTP-binding protein 1-like isoform X1, which yields MAHKRLDGHRLVHMEATEFTLSPAGESVVPTCMFAPDPGCAEDLAGTESSETGENQNGDAEDRLDLTSKLALVSPTGEQYECLLKQLRERIAEGCGETIYVVGMGTDGGDYGLDERDMEAAVATVRSLCEQADADLILLRERAETEGRVRDYLIRRRVGEADFLEVRVAVVGNVDAGKSTLLGVLTHGELDNGRGFARQKLFRHKHEMESGRTSSVGNDILGFDQDGQVVNKPDSHGGSLDWTKICERSSKVITFIDLAGHEKYLKTTVFGMTGHLPDFCMLMVGSNAGIVGMTKEHLGLALALNVPVFVVVTKIDMCPANILQETLTLLQRLLKSPGCRKIPVLVQSKDDVIITASNFSSERMCPIFQISNVTGENMDLLKMFLNLLSSRTTFKDDEPPEFQIDETYSVPGVGTIVSGTTLRGLICLNDTLLLGPDPLGAFIPIMVKSIHRKRMPVKEVRGGQTASFALKKIKRSSIRKGMVMVSPRLNPLACWEFEAEILVLHHPTTIAPRYQAMVHCGSIRQTATIIGMNKDCLRTGDKATVHFRFIKTPEYLHLEQRLVFREGRTKAVGTITKLLQTKPQAKMQSTKKASSQVEGSLAASENAAQMGGSPQTGQPVRGRARILNNNLFDSKSGASGRRRGGQRHKGKPAVSTATGTTSAAGVGDN from the exons ATGGCTCACAAACGTTTAGACGG GCACAGGCTGGTGCACATGGAGGCGACGGAGTTTACCTTGAGCCCGGCGGGGGAGTCGGTAGTGCCGACATGTATGTTCGCGCCTGACCCGGGCTGCGCGGAGGATCTGGCCGGCACTGAGAGCAGTGAGACCGGCGAGAACCAGAATGGAGACGCCGAGGATCGCTTAGACCTCACCAGCAAG CTGGCACTGGTAAGCCCTACTGGAGAACAGTATGAATGTTTACTCAAGCAGCTACGAGAACGAATTGCAGAAGGCTGTGGAGAGACCATCTATGTGGTCGGAATGGGGACAG ATGGTGGTGATTATGGTCTGGATGAGAGGGATATGGAAGCAGCTGTTGCTACGGTGCGGTCGCTATGTGAACAGGCAGACGCTGATCTGATTCTCCTGCGAGAGAGAGCGGAAACGGAGGGACGAGTCCGGGATTACCTTATCCGGCGCCGAGTGGGAGAAGCCGACTTCCTGGAAGTTAG AGTGGCGGTTGTTGGTAACGTAGATGCTGGTAAAAGTACACTCTTGGGTGTCCTTACTCATGGTGAACTCGACAACGGTCGTGGATTCGCAAGACAAAAGCTCTTCCGACACAAACACGAGATGGAGAGCGGTCGCACCAGCAGTGTCGGAAATGACATTCTGGGCTTCGACCAGGATGGGCAGGTGGTCAACAAACCGGATAGTCACGGGGGCAGTCTGGACTGGACCAAGATCTGTGAGAGGTCATCAAAAGTGATCACCTTTATTGATCTGGCAGGGCATGAGAAATACCTGAAGACCACTGTGTTCGGCATGACTGGGCACCTACCAGACTTCTGCATGCTTATG GTGGGCAGTAATGCAGGAATCGTTGGCATGACCAAAGAGCACCTGGGTCTCGCTCTGGCCCTCAACGTTCCTGTCTTTGTAGTCGTCACTAAGATAGACATGTGTCCAGCTAACATCTTACAAG agaCATTAACGTTATTACAGAGGTTACTCAAGTCTCCGGGATGCAGAAAAATTCCAGTTTTGGTACAAAGCaaagatgatgtcatcattacAGCCTCAAACTTTAGTTCAGAGCG gATGTGCCCAATTTTCCAGATCTCTAATGTAACAGGTGAAAACATGGACCTGTTGAAAATGTTCTTGAATCTGCTGTCCTCCAGAACAACGTTTAAAGATGACGAACCTCCAGAATTTCAGATTGATGAAACATATTCAGTACCT GGTGTAGGCACTATCGTATCTGGGACTACTTTACGTGGATTAATATGCCTTAACGACACGCTGCTCCTCGGTCCCGATCCTCTGGGTGCTTTCATCCCCATCATGGTCAAATCCATCCACCGCAAGCGAATGCCTGTGAAAGAAGTGCGTGGTGGGCAGACGGCCTCGTTCGCACTGAAGAAGATCAAGCGTTCGTCTATTAGGAAGGGGATGGTGATGGTGTCACCCCGTCTCAATCCATTGGCATGCTGGGAGTTTGAGGCTGAGATTCTGGTGCTGCACCATCCGACTACGATAGCGCCGAGATACCAAGCTATGG TTCACTGTGGCAGTATCAGACAGACCGCCACCATAATCGGCATGAACAAAGACTGTTTACGGACGGGCGACAAAGCCACTGTGCACTTTCGTTTTATTAAGACCCCTGAGTACCTTCACTTGGAGCAGAGACTCGTCTTCAGGGAGGGCAGGACCAAGGCTGTGGGCACCATCACTAAG CTGCTTCAAACCAAGCCTCAGGCCAAGATGCAGTCTACCAAGAAAGCTTCATCACAGGTGGAGGGCTCTTTGGCAGCCAGCGAGAATGCTGCACAGATGGGAGGAAGCCCTCAAACAGGACAACCGGTGAGAGGAAGAGCCAGAATTCTCAACAACAATTTGTTTGAT TCAAAGTCTGGAGCGAGTGGTAGACGGCGTGGTGGTCAACGGCACAAAGGCAAACCAGCTGTAAGCACCGCCACTGGGACGACATCAGCTGCTGGAGTGGGCGACAACTGA
- the LOC127641123 gene encoding GTP-binding protein 1-like isoform X2, translated as MAHKRLDGHRLVHMEATEFTLSPAGESVVPTCMFAPDPGCAEDLAGTESSETGENQNGDAEDRLDLTSKLALVSPTGEQYECLLKQLRERIAEGCGETIYVVGMGTDGGDYGLDERDMEAAVATVRSLCEQADADLILLRERAETEGRVRDYLIRRRVGEADFLEVRVAVVGNVDAGKSTLLGVLTHGELDNGRGFARQKLFRHKHEMESGRTSSVGNDILGFDQDGQVVNKPDSHGGSLDWTKICERSSKVITFIDLAGHEKYLKTTVFGMTGHLPDFCMLMVGSNAGIVGMTKEHLGLALALNVPVFVVVTKIDMCPANILQETLTLLQRLLKSPGCRKIPVLVQSKDDVIITASNFSSERMCPIFQISNVTGENMDLLKMFLNLLSSRTTFKDDEPPEFQIDETYSVPGVGTIVSGTTLRGLICLNDTLLLGPDPLGAFIPIMVKSIHRKRMPVKEVRGGQTASFALKKIKRSSIRKGMVMVSPRLNPLACWEFEAEILVLHHPTTIAPRYQAMVHCGSIRQTATIIGMNKDCLRTGDKATVHFRFIKTPEYLHLEQRLVFREGRTKAVGTITKLLQTKPQAKMQSTKKASSQVEGSLAASENAAQMGGSPQTGQPSKSGASGRRRGGQRHKGKPAVSTATGTTSAAGVGDN; from the exons ATGGCTCACAAACGTTTAGACGG GCACAGGCTGGTGCACATGGAGGCGACGGAGTTTACCTTGAGCCCGGCGGGGGAGTCGGTAGTGCCGACATGTATGTTCGCGCCTGACCCGGGCTGCGCGGAGGATCTGGCCGGCACTGAGAGCAGTGAGACCGGCGAGAACCAGAATGGAGACGCCGAGGATCGCTTAGACCTCACCAGCAAG CTGGCACTGGTAAGCCCTACTGGAGAACAGTATGAATGTTTACTCAAGCAGCTACGAGAACGAATTGCAGAAGGCTGTGGAGAGACCATCTATGTGGTCGGAATGGGGACAG ATGGTGGTGATTATGGTCTGGATGAGAGGGATATGGAAGCAGCTGTTGCTACGGTGCGGTCGCTATGTGAACAGGCAGACGCTGATCTGATTCTCCTGCGAGAGAGAGCGGAAACGGAGGGACGAGTCCGGGATTACCTTATCCGGCGCCGAGTGGGAGAAGCCGACTTCCTGGAAGTTAG AGTGGCGGTTGTTGGTAACGTAGATGCTGGTAAAAGTACACTCTTGGGTGTCCTTACTCATGGTGAACTCGACAACGGTCGTGGATTCGCAAGACAAAAGCTCTTCCGACACAAACACGAGATGGAGAGCGGTCGCACCAGCAGTGTCGGAAATGACATTCTGGGCTTCGACCAGGATGGGCAGGTGGTCAACAAACCGGATAGTCACGGGGGCAGTCTGGACTGGACCAAGATCTGTGAGAGGTCATCAAAAGTGATCACCTTTATTGATCTGGCAGGGCATGAGAAATACCTGAAGACCACTGTGTTCGGCATGACTGGGCACCTACCAGACTTCTGCATGCTTATG GTGGGCAGTAATGCAGGAATCGTTGGCATGACCAAAGAGCACCTGGGTCTCGCTCTGGCCCTCAACGTTCCTGTCTTTGTAGTCGTCACTAAGATAGACATGTGTCCAGCTAACATCTTACAAG agaCATTAACGTTATTACAGAGGTTACTCAAGTCTCCGGGATGCAGAAAAATTCCAGTTTTGGTACAAAGCaaagatgatgtcatcattacAGCCTCAAACTTTAGTTCAGAGCG gATGTGCCCAATTTTCCAGATCTCTAATGTAACAGGTGAAAACATGGACCTGTTGAAAATGTTCTTGAATCTGCTGTCCTCCAGAACAACGTTTAAAGATGACGAACCTCCAGAATTTCAGATTGATGAAACATATTCAGTACCT GGTGTAGGCACTATCGTATCTGGGACTACTTTACGTGGATTAATATGCCTTAACGACACGCTGCTCCTCGGTCCCGATCCTCTGGGTGCTTTCATCCCCATCATGGTCAAATCCATCCACCGCAAGCGAATGCCTGTGAAAGAAGTGCGTGGTGGGCAGACGGCCTCGTTCGCACTGAAGAAGATCAAGCGTTCGTCTATTAGGAAGGGGATGGTGATGGTGTCACCCCGTCTCAATCCATTGGCATGCTGGGAGTTTGAGGCTGAGATTCTGGTGCTGCACCATCCGACTACGATAGCGCCGAGATACCAAGCTATGG TTCACTGTGGCAGTATCAGACAGACCGCCACCATAATCGGCATGAACAAAGACTGTTTACGGACGGGCGACAAAGCCACTGTGCACTTTCGTTTTATTAAGACCCCTGAGTACCTTCACTTGGAGCAGAGACTCGTCTTCAGGGAGGGCAGGACCAAGGCTGTGGGCACCATCACTAAG CTGCTTCAAACCAAGCCTCAGGCCAAGATGCAGTCTACCAAGAAAGCTTCATCACAGGTGGAGGGCTCTTTGGCAGCCAGCGAGAATGCTGCACAGATGGGAGGAAGCCCTCAAACAGGACAACCG TCAAAGTCTGGAGCGAGTGGTAGACGGCGTGGTGGTCAACGGCACAAAGGCAAACCAGCTGTAAGCACCGCCACTGGGACGACATCAGCTGCTGGAGTGGGCGACAACTGA